CCGGGCGGGCGGCGTTCCTGTCCGCACCGGGCACCCTGAACGACCACGACCTCGGGCTGTTCGCGATCGGCGCGGACGCGCCGGGGCCGGAGCAGGGCCGGGTCGGCCTCTACCACCTGGCCTGGGAGGTGGGCACGCTCGGCGAGCTGGCGGAGATCGGGGCCACGCTGACGGACCTGCGGGCGCTGGTCGGCTCGACCGACCACGTGGTCTCCAAGTCCTTCTACGCGAAGGACCCGGACGGCAACGAGTTCGAGGTCATGTGGCGCGTCCCGCGCGAGGACTGGCCGGCCGCGGACTCCGGCGCCCGGCCGGGCCCGCTGGACCTGCAGGCCGCGCTGGACCGCTGGGGCCCCGACCTGGCCACCGGCGCCGCGGCCGGCTCGGCGACCTGAGCACGGCCGAGCTCAGTCGAGCTTCGCCGCGTGGTCCGCGACGAAGGTCTGCAGGTCCCGCGGCGGCCGCCGGTAGCCGGTGGCGGCGGGGCGCGGCGGCAGGACGACCCCCGGCGGCTCGACCGCCTTGTAGGGGACGCTGGCCAGCAGGTGGGCGATCATGTTGATCCTGGCCCGCCGCTTGTCGTCGCTCTCCACCACGTACCAGGGCGACTCGGGGACGTCGGTGTGGGCGAACATGACGTCCTTGGCGCGGGAGTACTCCTCCCAGCGGGTGATGGACTCGATGTCCATCGGGGAGAGCTTCCAGCGGCGCATCGGGTCCGCGAGCCGGTCGCGGAAGCGCTTCTCCTGCTCGGTGTCGCTCACCGAGAACCAGTACTTGCGCAGCAGGATGCCGGCCTCGATCAGCATCTGCTCGAAGATCGGCGCCTGGTGCAGGAAGAGCCGGTACTCCTCCTCGGTGCAGAAGCCCATCACGTGCTCGACGCCGGCCCGGTTGTACCAACTGCGGTCGAACAGGACGATCTCGCCGGCGGCGGGCAGCTGCTCGGCGTAGCGCTGGAAGTACCACTGGCCGCGCTGGCGCTCGGTCGGGGCGGGCAGGGCGGCGATCCGGGCGATGCGCGGGTTGAGGTACTCGGTGACCCGCTTGATGGCGCCGCCCTTGCCGGCGGCGTCCCGGCCCTCGAAGACCACGACCAGCCGGACGCCCTCGCTGCGCACCCATTCCTGAAGGCGGACCAGCTCCTGTTGGAGCCGCAGCAGCTCGCGCTCGTACGGCTTCTTCGCGAGCCGCTCGGTCTTCGCCACAGGTGTGCCCTCCGTTCGCCGGTGGGCACATACGCTACGGCCGATTCCGGTCCGGTGCGCGGATCGGCACGGCGGACGGCACCGGCAGCCCCCTGCACTGCCGGTACCCGCCCCCCGTGAGCGGCCGACTCTTCCGCAGCCCCGGCCTCCCGGTCCAATTCCGTGATCCATACCCTGTGGGCATGGACATCGACACCCGACTGCTGCGGGCGTTCGCGGCGGTGGTCGACGAGGGGCAGCTGACCGCCGCGGCGTCCCGGCTCGGCGTCGCCCAGCCGACGCTGACCAAGCGGATCCGGCTGCTGGAGGAGCAGCTGGAGGTGCGGCTGTTCGAGCGGTCCCGGACGGGGATGGCGCCGACCGCGGCCGCGCGCGAGCTGGCGGCGCGGGTGCCGGCCCTGCTGTCCGGCTGGGCGGCGGCGCTGGAGGCGACCCGTGCGGCGGCAGGGCGGGCCGCCGTGCTCCACGTGGGCTTCGAGAGCGGCACGATCCACCTGGTCGGGCTGGCGACGGTGGAGGCCTTCACCCGGCGGATGCCCGGCTGGCAGGTGCGGCTGCGGCAGTTCAACGGCTTCGACTCGGGGGCGGCGCTGGACGCCGGCGAGATCGACCTGGCGCTGTGGCACGCCCCGCCGGAGGATGGCGGGACGACCCCGGACGGCAGGTACGGCTGTGCCCCGCTCGGCCTGGACGAGCGCTGGGCCGTGCTGCCCACCGGGCACCCGCTGGCCGGCCGGGCCGAGCTGGAGATGGCGGAGCTGCTGGACGAGGCCGTGGTGGCACTGCCGGCCGCGGCCGGCCTCCGGCAGGACCACTGGGTGGGCGCGGACGCGCGCGGCGGGCGGCCGGTGCGGATCGGCGCGGTGGTGCACAGCCCGGACGAGTGGCTCGCGGCGGTGGCCTGCGGGCAGGGCATCGGCTTCGCGCCGGCCTCGGTCGGCGCGCTCGCGGGGCGACCGGACGTGGTGTTCCGCCCGGTGCGGGGGCTCGGGCCGAGCCGGGCGGGCCTGTACTGGCGGGCCGACCGGCCGCCGGCGCCGGCCGCGGAGGCCTTCGTGCTCAGCTGCCGGGAGACGGTGGCGGTGGGCGGCCGGATGCGACCGCCCACGGGCGCGGTGGCTCAGACGGCGTCGAACGGCGCGGGGTAGCGGCACACGCCGCGCGGCGAGCCGTCGTATCCGGCCAGAGGCAGGACGAGGAAGCAGTCGTCCTGCACGTCGTAGGGGCCGGTGACCTCGTGGTGGGAGGCCGGGGTGAAGCCGAAGCGGGAGTAGTAGCCGGGGTCGCCGAGGACGACGACCAGGCGTTCGCCGGCCTGTTCGGCGGCGGCCAGGGCGGCGCGGACCACGGTGGCGCCGATGCCCTTGCGCTGCCACTCGGGTGCGACGGCGACCGGGGCGAGCGCGAGCGCCCAGCCGTCGCCGACCTGAAGGCGTGTCAGCAGGGCGTGGGCGAGGACGAGTTCGTCCTCGACGGCGACGACGGAGAAGTCGGGCAGCCAGGCCGGGTCGCGGCGCAGGGCGTCGACGAGGTCGGCCTCGTCCGGGCCGGGAAACGCCGCCATGTGCACCCGCCTGGTGGCCGGAGCATCCGACGGGAGTTCGACTCTGGTTCTGACGGCCATGGTGGGGACACCCCTCTGTCGTCGCACGCCGTTGTGGGACCGGCCCCGGACGGTGCGGGTGCACCGTCCGGGGCCGTGAAAGGTTAGCCGACCTGGGTCAGGCCTTGGGCTCGGTCTCCGACTTGGGCTTGGCGTCGACACCGGCCTCGCGGCGCTGGGCCGGGGTGATCGGCGTCGGGGCGCCCGTCAGAGGGTCGCCGCCGGTGGACGTCTTCGGGAAGGCGATGACGTCCCGGATGGTGTCGTACCCGCCGAGCAGGGTGACGATACGGTCCAGGCCGAAGGCGACACCGCCGTGCGGCGGCGGGCCGTAGTTGAACGCGTCGAGCAGGAAGCCGAACTGCGAGGCCGCCTCCTCCTCCGAGAGGCCGATCGCGTCGAAGGCGCGCTTCTGGACGTCCCGCTGGTGGATACGGATCGAACCGCCGCCCAGCTCGGAGCCGTTGAGCACCAGGTCGTAGGCGTTGGACAGCGCGTTGCCCGGGTCGGTGTCGAAGGACGCCAGCGACTCGGCGGTCGGCGCGGTGAAGGGGTGGTGCACCGCGTGCCAGCCCTGGAACTCGCCCTTGTCGTCCTCGATGGGCTCGAACATCGGGAAGTCGACGACCCAGAGGAAGGCCCACTGCGACTCGTCGATCAGGTTGCAGCGGCGGCCGATCTCCAGGCGGGCGGCGCCGAGCAGCTCCTGCGAGGGGGCCTTCTTGCCGGCCGCGAAGAAGACCGCGTCGCCGGGCTTGGCACCCGCCGCGGCGGCGAGGCCGGCCAGGTGCTCCTCGGAGAGGTTCTTGGCGACCGGGCCGCGGAGCTCACCGGTCTCGGCGTCGACGAGGACGTAGGCGAGGCCGCGGGCGCCGCGGGCCTTGGCCCAGTCCTGCCAGGCGTCGAGCTGCTTGCGCGGCTGCGAGGCGCCGCCGGGCATGACGACCGCGCCGACGTACGGGGCCTGGAACACGCGGAACTCGGTGCCGGCGAAGTACGCGGTGAGGTCGGTGAGCTCCTGGCCGAAGCGGACGTCCGGCTTGTCGGAGCCGTAGCGGGCCATCGCGTCCGCGTAGGTCATCCGCGGCAGCGGGTTGGGGACCTCGTAGCCGTGCACCTCGCGCCAGATCGCACCGATGATCTTCTCGCCGAGGGCCAGGACGTCCTCCTGGTCGACGAAGGAGGCCTCGATGTCGAGCTGGGTGAACTCCGGCTGGCGGTCGGCGCGGAAGTCCTCGTCGCGGAAGCAGCGGGCGATCTGGTAGTAGCGCTCCATGCCGGCCACCATCAGCAGCTGCTTGAACAGCTGGGGCGACTGCGGCAGGGCGTACCAGTGGCCCGGCTGCAGACGGACGGGGACGAGGAAGTCGCGGGCGCCCTCGGGGGTGGAGCGGGTGAGGTACGGCGTCTCGATGTCGAGGTAGTCGTTCTCCTCCATCACCCGGCGGATGATGTTGTTGACCTTGGAGCGCAGGCGCAGCGCGCGGGCCGGGCCCTCGCGGCGGAGGTCCAGGTAGCGGTAGCGCAGGCGCACCTCCTCGTTGACCGTGCCGGGCTCGTACTCGGCGACCGGGAACGGGACGGGGGCGGCCTCGGAGAGCACCTCGATCGCGCTGACGACGACCTCGACGGCGCCGGTGGCGATGTCGGGGTTCTCGTTGCCCTCCGGGCGCACGCGGACCTCGCCGACGACCTTGACGCAGTATTCGGCGCGCAGGCCGTGCACCGAGTCCAGGTCGCGGACGACGATCTGCACGGTGCCTGAGGCGTCGCGCAGGTCGATGAAGGCCACACCGCCGTGGTCGCGGCGGCGGGCGACCCAGCCGGCCAGGGTGACGGTCGTTCCGGCGTGCTCCGCGCGGAGCGTGCCCGCGTCGTGCGTGCGGATCACAGCTGCTTCTCCTTCAGGGTGGATACGAGTGCTTCAAGTTCGACGGGGACCTGCTCGCCGGTGGTCATGTCC
This genomic window from Streptomyces sp. TLI_235 contains:
- a CDS encoding glyoxalase/bleomycin resistance protein/dioxygenase superfamily protein, encoding MPVRRLNHAVLWVREVDRAVAFYTGVFGFSVDHLIPGRAAFLSAPGTLNDHDLGLFAIGADAPGPEQGRVGLYHLAWEVGTLGELAEIGATLTDLRALVGSTDHVVSKSFYAKDPDGNEFEVMWRVPREDWPAADSGARPGPLDLQAALDRWGPDLATGAAAGSAT
- a CDS encoding polyphosphate kinase 2, with translation MAKTERLAKKPYERELLRLQQELVRLQEWVRSEGVRLVVVFEGRDAAGKGGAIKRVTEYLNPRIARIAALPAPTERQRGQWYFQRYAEQLPAAGEIVLFDRSWYNRAGVEHVMGFCTEEEYRLFLHQAPIFEQMLIEAGILLRKYWFSVSDTEQEKRFRDRLADPMRRWKLSPMDIESITRWEEYSRAKDVMFAHTDVPESPWYVVESDDKRRARINMIAHLLASVPYKAVEPPGVVLPPRPAATGYRRPPRDLQTFVADHAAKLD
- a CDS encoding DNA-binding transcriptional LysR family regulator, which codes for MCPPFAGGHIRYGRFRSGARIGTADGTGSPLHCRYPPPVSGRLFRSPGLPVQFRDPYPVGMDIDTRLLRAFAAVVDEGQLTAAASRLGVAQPTLTKRIRLLEEQLEVRLFERSRTGMAPTAAARELAARVPALLSGWAAALEATRAAAGRAAVLHVGFESGTIHLVGLATVEAFTRRMPGWQVRLRQFNGFDSGAALDAGEIDLALWHAPPEDGGTTPDGRYGCAPLGLDERWAVLPTGHPLAGRAELEMAELLDEAVVALPAAAGLRQDHWVGADARGGRPVRIGAVVHSPDEWLAAVACGQGIGFAPASVGALAGRPDVVFRPVRGLGPSRAGLYWRADRPPAPAAEAFVLSCRETVAVGGRMRPPTGAVAQTASNGAG
- a CDS encoding putative acetyltransferase (manually curated): MAVRTRVELPSDAPATRRVHMAAFPGPDEADLVDALRRDPAWLPDFSVVAVEDELVLAHALLTRLQVGDGWALALAPVAVAPEWQRKGIGATVVRAALAAAEQAGERLVVVLGDPGYYSRFGFTPASHHEVTGPYDVQDDCFLVLPLAGYDGSPRGVCRYPAPFDAV
- a CDS encoding aspartyl-tRNA synthetase, with product MIRTHDAGTLRAEHAGTTVTLAGWVARRRDHGGVAFIDLRDASGTVQIVVRDLDSVHGLRAEYCVKVVGEVRVRPEGNENPDIATGAVEVVVSAIEVLSEAAPVPFPVAEYEPGTVNEEVRLRYRYLDLRREGPARALRLRSKVNNIIRRVMEENDYLDIETPYLTRSTPEGARDFLVPVRLQPGHWYALPQSPQLFKQLLMVAGMERYYQIARCFRDEDFRADRQPEFTQLDIEASFVDQEDVLALGEKIIGAIWREVHGYEVPNPLPRMTYADAMARYGSDKPDVRFGQELTDLTAYFAGTEFRVFQAPYVGAVVMPGGASQPRKQLDAWQDWAKARGARGLAYVLVDAETGELRGPVAKNLSEEHLAGLAAAAGAKPGDAVFFAAGKKAPSQELLGAARLEIGRRCNLIDESQWAFLWVVDFPMFEPIEDDKGEFQGWHAVHHPFTAPTAESLASFDTDPGNALSNAYDLVLNGSELGGGSIRIHQRDVQKRAFDAIGLSEEEAASQFGFLLDAFNYGPPPHGGVAFGLDRIVTLLGGYDTIRDVIAFPKTSTGGDPLTGAPTPITPAQRREAGVDAKPKSETEPKA